GAGACTTGAGAACGGTGTATTTGTTGATCTCAGTGGGAAGGGGAATGGGGCCTGCAAGGCGGGCCCCGCTCCGCTCCGCCGTCTCCGCGATCTGCACCGCGGAAGCATCAAGCACTCTATGGTCAAATGCCTTGAGCTTGATGCGTATCTTCTTTGCCATCTCTCGCGC
This portion of the Synergistales bacterium genome encodes:
- the rpsJ gene encoding 30S ribosomal protein S10 — encoded protein: MAKKIRIKLKAFDHRVLDASAVQIAETAERSGARLAGPIPLPTEINKYTVLKSPHKDKDAREQFEIRTHKRLVDILDPTQKTMDALMQLNLPSGVDIQIKL